Part of the Cytophagia bacterium CHB2 genome, GGCGCAGGAACGGCAAGCGTTAGCCCAACAGGTGCAAGCGCAGCAACGCAAACTCAATGAGCTTGAAACCGCTCTGGCTTTTCATAGAGATTTCGCCAAGGCAATCCAAAAGCCGCGCGTCATGCTGGTTGACTTGAGCGCGCCTCAAGGCAATCATAACGGTCGCGGCAAAGTGATTTTCGACCGCGACGAACGCCGTGCCTTTTTCATCTCGCTTGCTCTTCCGAGGCTGCCGGAGAATGAAGATTATCAGCTTTGGCACATCGGGAAATCGGGCCCGGTTAATGGCGGCGTTTTTCAGGTGGATAGCAGCGGCTATGCCGCGGTGCAGGTGTTGCATCTCCCTCAAACCGGCGGGGATATTGCGGCGTTCGCCGTCACACGCGAACCGAAAGGCGGCAGCGCCAAACCGACATTGACGCAGATGTATTTGCTCGGTAAAGCGTGAGCCTTGCAACGATCCGTCCTTTCCTCCAACCCGCCACAATCCCACTTAATAAAATGACTTCTACTTGCCAATTTCCTCTTTTGCAACGTTTATAAAAAATGAATGCCAAGCCAATGAACAAAAAGTTGTTATGCGTACGCTCATAAAATTTTTTGAAACAATTGCGCGCTTCGTTCTGTTTTGCGGTCGCTTCCTGCGTTGCCTCTCGCGGCCGTGGCAGGATTGGCATGAAACGCTGCGGCAGATGCACGAAATCGGCAGCAAATCGATTGTGCTCGTGGGCGTTTCGGGATTGGCGATCGGCATGGTGCTGGCGATGCAAACGAGCAGCACACTGGCGCGTTTCGGCGGCCAAAGTTTGTTGCCGAGCATGATCGCAGTGGCGGTCTTGCGTGAAATCGGCCCCATCATTACGGCACTGGTCGTTTCCGGGCGAGTGGGGGCCGGCATCGGCGCCGAGTTGGGCGCCATGCGCGTATCCGAGCAGATTGACGCCATGGAAGTTGCCGCGCTCGATCCGTTTCGCTATTTAGTCGCCACGCGCGTGATGGCCGCGATTCTCATGTTACCGGTGTTGACGATTTACGCAAATGCGCTGGCCTTGTTTGGCGGTTTTGTGGCGATGCGTGTCGAGGAGAACATTTCATTGAAACTTTATTTTGATTCCGCTCTTCGTTTTCTTAATTTTCCCACCGTCGTGCCGGCGCTGGCAAAAACCGCGATTTTCGGGTTCATCATCGGTACGATCGCCTGTTATCTTGGTTATAACACCACCGGCGGCACCTACGGCGTGGGCCGTAGTGCCATGATTGCCGTGGTGGTGTCGTCCTTGTTGATTATCATTGTCGATGTTGTGTTGGTCAAATTGACGATTATTTTGTTTGGATGATCAGAAACTTCAACGAGTGAAGCGGGCTGGTTCAAGCTGGCTTGGTCTGCGGTCATGATCGAAATAAGCAATCTGCATAAAGCCTTTGGCAAGCAGCTCGTTTTACGCGGAGTGAATTTGTCCGTGCCCCGGGCAACGGCGGCCGCGATTCTTGGCCGCAGCGGCAGCGGCAAAAGCGTGTTGTTGAAATGTATCGTGGGATTGGTGACGCCGGATCAGGGCAGCATTAAAATCGATGGCGAAGAAATTCTCGGATTGCCCGAGGCGGCATTAAATGCCGTGCGCAAGCGCATTGGCTATGTCTTTCAAAACGCCGCGCTATATGATTCCATGACGGTGGAAGAAAACCTTGCATTTCATTTGGATCGTTATGCGAAATTGCCGCGCGCACAACGCCGCGATCTCATTCGAGAAAAGTTGAATTTTGTCGGCATGGCGGATGCAATGCACAAATATCCCTCAGAGCTTTCGGGCGGCATGCAAAAACGCATCGGCCTCGCGCGCGCGCTGGTGCTGTCGCCGGAAATTATTTTGTATGATGAGCCGACTACGGGACTTGATCCTATCACCACGGCGGAGATTGACCGCCTGGCGGTGCGCTTGAATGAGGAAACCGGCGTCACCTCGATTGCCATCACGCACAGTCTGACCAGCGCCCGCCGCACCGCCGACCGGATTGCGGTGTTGCACGAAGGTGAAATCGTGGCCGAAGGTACGTTCCTTGAATTACAAAACCATGAACATTCGTTCGTGCGGCAATATTTTGCAAACTTAACCGGGGGATGAGTTATCTATGAAAAAGAATAGACTATTTTTGCTGGGCTTGTTTACAGTCGGCGGGCTGGTGCTGTTGGTGTGGGCCATTTTTTTGCTCGGCACAAAAAAGAAAATCTTCGAGCAGACGTTTCGCCTGGTTGTGCCGTTTGAAACGGTTGCCGGCCTGCGCGAAGGCTCGCCGGTGCGGCTTTCCGGCATTGACATTGGCGTCGTGGAAAAGATTGCCTTGCCCGAGGTTCCCGGCGCGAAAGTCGTTGTCGTCATGCGTTTGGATCAGAATGCGCAACGACTGATCCGTAAGGACGCCTATGCCGTGATTGAAACCGAAGGACTGGTCGGCAACAAAATCGTTTCAGTCAAAGGCGGCTCGCTCAGCCAGCTTCATGTCAGTGATTACGATTCGATCAGCAGCCGCAGTCCCATCGATCTTTCCGCCATTCTTGGCAGTTTTGATGAAACCGCGCGCTATATGCAATTGGTGACCGTAAGCCTTGACGGCATCACGTCAAAAATTCGCAGCGGTGAAGGCACGATCGGCAAGCTTGTCTATGACGAAGAATTTTATCATAATCTCGTTTCCATGACGGATCGCAGCGACTCCGCCTTTGCCGCGGCTTCGGCTGAAACCCGGCGGTTGGGAGAGTTGCTCACCAAGGTCTCCACATTGACGGATTCGATTATCAGCCGCGTGGAAGCCGGCGAAGGCACGCTGGGCGCGTTGGTTTATAAAGATGATCTCTACGATTTGACTTATGAAACCGTGAGCAGCACGCGAGACTCCCTCTCCGCGTTGATACATGACATGCGGCGCGGCCAGGGCCTGGTGGGAAGAATGATTTCGGATCAAGAGTTATCCGCGCAAGTCGATTCGTCGCTGCATCGCCTTGCGCGGTTGAATCAAGAGTTGGCAGAGTTGAGCCGGGTGGCGCGCGCTGGCGCTTTCAGTTTCGCTGAAAACATGGAGGCGCTCAAACACAATTGGCTGTTCAAGGGTTATTTCGAGCGCCGTGGATTTTGGAGTCGCACGGAATTCGAAAAAAATTATGCCGAGCGCCAGCGTGAGCTGGCCGAACGCGAAACGCGTCTCGAAGAACATGAAAAAACCTTGAACGTGCAGTATCAACAATTGCAGGAATTGCACAAACAAGTGCAGAGGCGATTGCAGCAGGTCGAAGAGCTGGAAAGGAAACAGCGGGCGCAGAATGAACCGGAGCAATAGAGTTTCCGGCGCGCGGCTCCGCAAAAGCAACGCTTCGGGTGTATGTTGCTAATCAGTTTTGTCAATGCCATCAACCATCATCAAGCCAAATCTAGCAATCATGCCTGTCCGAGATTTCCGCTTCGACACCCCGCAGCACAAATCCTCTTACGTGCAAGAAATGTTCAACCGCATCGCGCCGCGTTATGATTTGATGAACCGCCTCATGACGTTCGGACGCGATCAATCCTGGCGCAAACGCCTGATCCGACATGCCGGAGTTTCGAAAAATGCCTTGGTTTTGGATATTGCCACCGGCACCGGCGACATTGCGTTGTCGGCGCGGGCCGCCGGCGCACGCGGCGTCATTGGCGCCGATTTCAGCGGTGAAATGCTGGCGTATGCGCAGCGGAAAATTCAAAAAGAAAAAGGCCGCAGCGGTTATATCCATCTCGCGGTGGCCGACGGCTTGAAGCTGCCCTTTCCCGATGAAACATTTGACGCCGTGGTCACCGGATTTTCGTTGCGCAATGTCGCCCATCTTGATGCGTTCTTGCGTGAGATGGTGCGGGTGACGAAGCAAGGCGGCAAGGTTGCGAGTTTGGAAATCACGCGTCCGCGCCATCCCTGGTTTCGCCAGTTCTTTGCCTGGTATTTTGGAAAAATCGTTCCCCGCATCGGCGCGCTGGTGTCCGGCCAAAAAGATGCTTATAGTTATCTGCCGCATTCCGTCGCCATTTTTGTCACACCCGAAGAATTGCGGGTGAGATTGGAAGACGCCGGGTTGCATCATGCCCGCTTTGAAACCTTGATGTTCGGCAGCGTTTCGATTCACACCGGCGCAAAAATTCGCGCGACTGTGACTTCTCGCATAACCACGACGAATACGCCCCCGAACACGATTTCCGCCAGGATGCGCTGAGTCGTGGCTCGAATCAAGAGTCGTTTCGTCAAAAGTTACAGCGCGATTTTATTTTCGATCTGAGGCGTTGTAATCCTTGCAATTCATGCCTGCCTTTAATACTTTTGCCCCAATTTTTAAGAAGGAGCTGCGCTTAGCGTGTTGGAAAAAATTGACCATGTCGGCATTGCGGTGCGCGATCTGAAGCTTGCCACGGCGCGCTACACGATCTTGATGGCTGCACCGCCGCAACATGTTGAAGAAGTGGCGGGACAAAACGTCAAAGTGGCGATGTTCGAGGTCGGCGAATCGCGCCTCGAGCTGCTCGCCGCAACCTCTCCGGATTCCACGATTGCGAAGTTTCTGGATAAACGCGGCGAAGGCATACATCATATTTGTTTCAAAGTCGCTGATTTGGATGCGATGGTGACGCGGCTGCGCCAGGAGGGCATGGAAATTTTGCCGAATGCCGGCGCACCCGGCGCGGAAGGCAGCCGCATCGCATTTCTGCATCCGCGCAGCGCGGCCGGCGTTTTGATCGAGCTGGTCGAGAAAAAAACAGGCTGAGAGGCTCCCTCTCGGGCGAGCATATCTTATGAGACGCATTCGTATCGGTATCGATGTCGGTGGAACATTCACCAACGCTGTTGCGATCGATACCGCGAGCTTCAGCATTCTGGCGCATACCAAAACGCATACCACGCACCGCGCAGAGGAAGGCGTGGCGCACGGCATTGTGACCGCCTTGCGCAAGCTGGTGCGCAAGGGTAGAATCGCGCCGGAAGAAGTGGTTTTGGTCGCGCATAGCACAACGCAAGCGACCAATGCTTTGTTGGAAGGCGACGTGGTGCGTGTCGGCATCATCGGCATGGGCGCCGGCCTGAAGTCGATGCGGGTGCGGCGCGAGACGAATATCAAAGATCTCGAATTGGCGCCGGGCAAGATGCTGCCCACGTGTTATCGCTTTCTCGATACCAAGCGTAATTTTACCGAGAGTGTGATTCGACAAACCATTGCAGAATTGCAGCAGGAGGGCGCGGGCGCCATCGTTGCCGCAGAAGCATTTTCCGTTGAGAATCCTCGCCGCGAACAGCTTGTGCTCAACATCGCGCAAGCCATGGGGCTGCCGGCCACCTCG contains:
- a CDS encoding ABC transporter permease produces the protein MRTLIKFFETIARFVLFCGRFLRCLSRPWQDWHETLRQMHEIGSKSIVLVGVSGLAIGMVLAMQTSSTLARFGGQSLLPSMIAVAVLREIGPIITALVVSGRVGAGIGAELGAMRVSEQIDAMEVAALDPFRYLVATRVMAAILMLPVLTIYANALALFGGFVAMRVEENISLKLYFDSALRFLNFPTVVPALAKTAIFGFIIGTIACYLGYNTTGGTYGVGRSAMIAVVVSSLLIIIVDVVLVKLTIILFG
- the mce gene encoding methylmalonyl-CoA epimerase → MLEKIDHVGIAVRDLKLATARYTILMAAPPQHVEEVAGQNVKVAMFEVGESRLELLAATSPDSTIAKFLDKRGEGIHHICFKVADLDAMVTRLRQEGMEILPNAGAPGAEGSRIAFLHPRSAAGVLIELVEKKTG
- a CDS encoding ABC transporter ATP-binding protein, translating into MIEISNLHKAFGKQLVLRGVNLSVPRATAAAILGRSGSGKSVLLKCIVGLVTPDQGSIKIDGEEILGLPEAALNAVRKRIGYVFQNAALYDSMTVEENLAFHLDRYAKLPRAQRRDLIREKLNFVGMADAMHKYPSELSGGMQKRIGLARALVLSPEIILYDEPTTGLDPITTAEIDRLAVRLNEETGVTSIAITHSLTSARRTADRIAVLHEGEIVAEGTFLELQNHEHSFVRQYFANLTGG
- a CDS encoding MCE family protein, translated to MKKNRLFLLGLFTVGGLVLLVWAIFLLGTKKKIFEQTFRLVVPFETVAGLREGSPVRLSGIDIGVVEKIALPEVPGAKVVVVMRLDQNAQRLIRKDAYAVIETEGLVGNKIVSVKGGSLSQLHVSDYDSISSRSPIDLSAILGSFDETARYMQLVTVSLDGITSKIRSGEGTIGKLVYDEEFYHNLVSMTDRSDSAFAAASAETRRLGELLTKVSTLTDSIISRVEAGEGTLGALVYKDDLYDLTYETVSSTRDSLSALIHDMRRGQGLVGRMISDQELSAQVDSSLHRLARLNQELAELSRVARAGAFSFAENMEALKHNWLFKGYFERRGFWSRTEFEKNYAERQRELAERETRLEEHEKTLNVQYQQLQELHKQVQRRLQQVEELERKQRAQNEPEQ
- a CDS encoding anti-sigma factor, with translation AQERQALAQQVQAQQRKLNELETALAFHRDFAKAIQKPRVMLVDLSAPQGNHNGRGKVIFDRDERRAFFISLALPRLPENEDYQLWHIGKSGPVNGGVFQVDSSGYAAVQVLHLPQTGGDIAAFAVTREPKGGSAKPTLTQMYLLGKA
- the ubiE gene encoding bifunctional demethylmenaquinone methyltransferase/2-methoxy-6-polyprenyl-1,4-benzoquinol methylase UbiE, coding for MPSTIIKPNLAIMPVRDFRFDTPQHKSSYVQEMFNRIAPRYDLMNRLMTFGRDQSWRKRLIRHAGVSKNALVLDIATGTGDIALSARAAGARGVIGADFSGEMLAYAQRKIQKEKGRSGYIHLAVADGLKLPFPDETFDAVVTGFSLRNVAHLDAFLREMVRVTKQGGKVASLEITRPRHPWFRQFFAWYFGKIVPRIGALVSGQKDAYSYLPHSVAIFVTPEELRVRLEDAGLHHARFETLMFGSVSIHTGAKIRATVTSRITTTNTPPNTISARMR